The following coding sequences are from one Nilaparvata lugens isolate BPH chromosome 4, ASM1435652v1, whole genome shotgun sequence window:
- the LOC111063265 gene encoding protein arginine N-methyltransferase 1-like isoform X2 produces the protein MEAMEGVTENGALPTKLIVNSNSKPCPKDGDVDIEEMTSRDYYFDSYAHFGIHEEMLKDEVRTLTYRNSMYHNKHLFKGKIVLDIGCGTGILSMFAAKAGAARVIGIDCSNIVEYAKQIVEANQLADVVTIIKGKVEEVSLPDGIDGVDIIISEWMGYCLFYESMLDTVLYARDKWLRPDGLLFPDRAALYVTGIEDRQYKDEKINWWDEVYGFDMSAIRKVAISEPLIDVVDPKQVVTNSCMLKEVDLYTVTKDDLNFSSPFHLQVRRNDYIQALVTFFTIEFTKCHKRIGFSTAPEAPYTHWKQTVFYFDDYITVKKGEEIYGTFSMKQNARNVRDLDFNIELDFKGELCEMHEANCYRMR, from the exons ATGGAGGCGATGGAAGGAGTAACAGAAAATGGTGCTCTACCGACCAAACTAATTGTCAATTCTAATTCTAAGCCTTGTCCTAAAGATGGTGATGTAGATATTGAAGAAATGACGTCCAGAGACTATTACTTTGATTCCTATGCACATTTCGGCATTCATGAAGAAATGTTGAAAGATGAAGTTAGAACATTGACGTACCGGAATTCCATGTATCATAACAAACATTTATTCAAG GGCAAGATAGTGCTCGACATTGGGTGCGGCACGGGCATTCTGTCGATGTTCGCAGCGAAGGCGGGCGCCGCCCGAGTGATTGGCATTGACTGCTCGAACATCGTGGAGTACGCTAAGCAGATAGTCGAGGCCAACCAGCTGGCTGACGTGGTCACCATCATCAAGGGCAAAGTCGAGGAGGTCAGTCTGCCCGACGGCATTGACGGTGTTGACATCATCATTTCTGAATGGATGGG GTACTGCCTGTTCTATGAGTCGATGCTGGACACAGTGCTGTATGCACGCGACAAGTGGCTGCGACCGGACGGCCTGCTGTTCCCCGACCGAGCCGCGCTCTATGTGACAGGCATCGAGGACCGCCAGTACAAGGACGAGAAGATCAACTGGTGGGACGAGGTGTACGGCTTCGACATGAGCGCCATTCGCAAGGTCGCCATCAGCGAGCCACTTATCGATGTTGTCGATCCCAAACAG GTGGTAACGAACTCGTGCATGCTGAAAGAGGTAGACCTGTACACAGTGACGAAGGACGACCTGAACTTCTCATCGCCATTCCACCTGCAGGTGCGCCGCAACGACTACATCCAAGCGCTGGTGACGTTCTTCACGATCGAGTTCACCAAGTGCCACAAGCGCATTGGCTTCAGCACGGCGCCCGAGGCACCCTACACACACTGGAAGCAGACCGTCTTCTACTTCGACGACTACATCACCGTCAAGAAGGGCGAGGAAATTTACGGCACTTTCTCCATGAAGCAGAACGCACGCAACGTCCGCGACCTCGACTTCAACATTGAACTCGACTTTAAGGGTGAACTGTGCGAAATGCACGAAGCAAACTGTTATCGGATGCGTTAG
- the LOC111063265 gene encoding protein arginine N-methyltransferase 1-like isoform X1 — protein sequence MAATAVVLPSETNSVENNTEVSVADKMEAMEGVTENGALPTKLIVNSNSKPCPKDGDVDIEEMTSRDYYFDSYAHFGIHEEMLKDEVRTLTYRNSMYHNKHLFKGKIVLDIGCGTGILSMFAAKAGAARVIGIDCSNIVEYAKQIVEANQLADVVTIIKGKVEEVSLPDGIDGVDIIISEWMGYCLFYESMLDTVLYARDKWLRPDGLLFPDRAALYVTGIEDRQYKDEKINWWDEVYGFDMSAIRKVAISEPLIDVVDPKQVVTNSCMLKEVDLYTVTKDDLNFSSPFHLQVRRNDYIQALVTFFTIEFTKCHKRIGFSTAPEAPYTHWKQTVFYFDDYITVKKGEEIYGTFSMKQNARNVRDLDFNIELDFKGELCEMHEANCYRMR from the exons ATGGCGGCAACCGCAGTAGTTCTTCCGTCTGAAACTAATTCCGTAGAAAACAATACCGAAGTCTCAGTG gcTGACAAAATGGAGGCGATGGAAGGAGTAACAGAAAATGGTGCTCTACCGACCAAACTAATTGTCAATTCTAATTCTAAGCCTTGTCCTAAAGATGGTGATGTAGATATTGAAGAAATGACGTCCAGAGACTATTACTTTGATTCCTATGCACATTTCGGCATTCATGAAGAAATGTTGAAAGATGAAGTTAGAACATTGACGTACCGGAATTCCATGTATCATAACAAACATTTATTCAAG GGCAAGATAGTGCTCGACATTGGGTGCGGCACGGGCATTCTGTCGATGTTCGCAGCGAAGGCGGGCGCCGCCCGAGTGATTGGCATTGACTGCTCGAACATCGTGGAGTACGCTAAGCAGATAGTCGAGGCCAACCAGCTGGCTGACGTGGTCACCATCATCAAGGGCAAAGTCGAGGAGGTCAGTCTGCCCGACGGCATTGACGGTGTTGACATCATCATTTCTGAATGGATGGG GTACTGCCTGTTCTATGAGTCGATGCTGGACACAGTGCTGTATGCACGCGACAAGTGGCTGCGACCGGACGGCCTGCTGTTCCCCGACCGAGCCGCGCTCTATGTGACAGGCATCGAGGACCGCCAGTACAAGGACGAGAAGATCAACTGGTGGGACGAGGTGTACGGCTTCGACATGAGCGCCATTCGCAAGGTCGCCATCAGCGAGCCACTTATCGATGTTGTCGATCCCAAACAG GTGGTAACGAACTCGTGCATGCTGAAAGAGGTAGACCTGTACACAGTGACGAAGGACGACCTGAACTTCTCATCGCCATTCCACCTGCAGGTGCGCCGCAACGACTACATCCAAGCGCTGGTGACGTTCTTCACGATCGAGTTCACCAAGTGCCACAAGCGCATTGGCTTCAGCACGGCGCCCGAGGCACCCTACACACACTGGAAGCAGACCGTCTTCTACTTCGACGACTACATCACCGTCAAGAAGGGCGAGGAAATTTACGGCACTTTCTCCATGAAGCAGAACGCACGCAACGTCCGCGACCTCGACTTCAACATTGAACTCGACTTTAAGGGTGAACTGTGCGAAATGCACGAAGCAAACTGTTATCGGATGCGTTAG